From the Drosophila simulans strain w501 chromosome 2L, Prin_Dsim_3.1, whole genome shotgun sequence genome, the window cattattttctcaAACAATTTACCAAGTACCCTCCAAATGGGTACGAAAATtccctttcctttccttttttcttttttaatattttccggCTGCcccaataaaaatgttgtttgccaGTCTCAACTCTTCTGgactttttgcctttttttatgATCTTTGCCTACATTGACTTAAGTAATTCTCGGCAACGTATTTCCTTTTACGATAGTCTGCAAGGACGCTCTGCAGCCATAGGTGTGAGTGCGAAAGGGAGAGGCAGTGTGGCGCGAAAGAGAGAAAGATAGCGGGCGAGCCGACAAAtagttttgatattttttatggaCACGCACAGTAGGCCACATTGGTGCAGCTAGAGTTAACGCAAATAAAAAAGTCAAACGGTCAGAAAGTCAAAAGCAGCTATAACTCAACTGATGAACTATGTGATACCCTGGAGAGACTGCCCAGAAATATCACGAAAAGCGTtaacttaaatgaaaatatacttatataaataaattatacgaTCATATAGTTCTCAAAACgatatatgatatgattaTATGACCAATATAATTGGTTTAATTTGAAACCCACAAATTATACATTGAAATGGGTATTAAGCCCAAAACACTCTAAAAAACAACCTACAGGGCATTCCAGAAATCCTTTTTTTAACAACTCTTTGCGAACGTGAGAGAGCGGATGACCAGTAGTCAAAGTGGTTCAGTGCCTTTTGGGCTAATTAACATGTAGAGCCAGGATGCTGGCCAACAAACCGATTTTCCGACTGCCCGACTGACTCGAACGACTTGGCAACCTGGGATCTCAAACGTAACGaatgtttttttatgatttacgTAGAAATCGAGCCAGTTTGCGTCGTAAAAAGATGGCTAGGAGCGCGAAGTCCTTCAGACCAGAAGAAAACTAAACCATACTGCGCCGAAACCTAGGTGGCTATCATTGATGAAAGCGTGAAACGCTTGTCAGGACCCGGTCACTGATTCCACTGATTTGGTGTCCTCTTCCTATCCtacacatttattttcgtCTTACCTGTTTGTTATTTTCGACTTTTTATGACTTTGTaacaattttttatgatttttttccaTAACAAAGCGATGTacgcataaaaaatatatgcgtACATTGTGCATCGCCCAGGTAGTTGGGCTAGTTTTTTATATGGGGAAGATTTTGTTACTCTCGCCTTGAAAATTTGACTTTttcattataatttgtttgtctTCGCAGTTCTCGGGAACATAAAAAGCATTTAGTTTTCAATATGCATAAAAAGAAATTCAGAGAAGTTGACCTGACCTCAGCGTTAAAATTTTACCAAATCACAGATGTTTTCAAAATCCATTGAGTATCTTGAtttattgaataattaattaataatacatGATGCACAAATTCATGCAGCGACTTACACTAGTGATTTAATAtgttaatatacatatataaaacatGCATTTTTAAGAATGACTTCAAAATTTTAatcttatcaattattttaaaactgaCACTTATAAACGCGCTATTTTCGTTATTTATTCAGAAATATTTCCCACCATAAATGTCGATTCCTATCGAAATATGTGctaaaccaaaacaaatcataaaataatacgaaatcgaaaaaaaagaataccgggaaacaaaagcaagaaaaggaaagaaaattcCACTGAGTGGGTGGCAAGTCCACAAGAGGAGAAATGGGTGGTTgggggttttcttttttcgggaGTAGGGGCGCTCCGCACATGTGTGCATACAtgaatggcaaataaaattgcgAAAGCAAGGAGGAAACGGGAGGCAGAACAAAGAGCGAAATCAGAAGACGACAATGCTGCAAATATAGAGTGGTGGGGGGATTCTGCtgcagtcgacgtcgacgcagctttaaaatatttttacatagctcaaaagcacacacacacacacacagacatacGGGCAGCATTTTTGACTCGCcaatcataaaataatatgcatacacacatacgGCTCCAAAGAGCGGGGCCGTATAAAAAATCCATTGCCATTTGAaagccaaatttaaattttaagccACGCCTCAAACAAGCGCACGcatctcacacacacacccatacactgACAACAATGGAGCCCACGAGCGAACCACAAACGAGGTAGCcccccactcacacactcacacgctaAATTTTAAAGCGcataaaatgtgtgtgtgagtttacAATTCACTCGCAGtcaagagagcgagagcgagcgCAAGAACTTCTCCTCTCCACTCCAATTGGATTGTGTGGAaggtgtgtctgtgtgagtgtggaaCGCAGAGCTCCAAagctctctctcgctcttctGCCAGCGATTCTGCCTTTTCTGACCCAAGTTCCAATTCAACTGCAGTCGACGCGCAAAAGTGGAACCAGTTAAACGTGTGGAGCGCTAAGTCGCGTTTTTTATAACGTATACGCCACCATTTCCCCAGTCGGTTTTTTACCCCCTCatcgtgtatgtgtgtgtgtccctcagtgtttgtgtgtgtgtgcgtgctaaaaaaaagggaaaatcaaCCCTTAAGGCTTTTTTAGGGGTGCAACGAACACAACACAGCAGCACAACAGTTTTCAAACTCAAAATCCCAAACGCCGGCAAAGAGAGCGAGTGCGAGAGAAAGAGCCAGAGCGGCCAcagagcgagaaagagagagcagaCAGAGgcagtcatcatcatcatatcATCATCGTCGGAACGCAAACATTCAGGCCTAGAGCGATTATCCGTTAGTTCGCTGAGAGCTATCCTGCCGCTGCGACCGCTTCTCTGTTGTCAGTTTCACACGAGACACGAACGCGTCCACACGAAAGCGGCGCTTCCAAGAAATCAGAATAAATCTACAAGATACTAACTAGCCCAACAAACGAATAAGAAACAATCAGAACAAAAACAGATATTTGCAGTGCTCAAGTGAATTCACAGTGCTTAAGAAACATTAAACATATCGCATATAAACACTTTGCATTTGCACCATTGAGTTGTGAAAATGGTTATGTCGGAGCTACGTTGGCACACCGCTAGTCCCGAGGATAATAAGAGTTCCTTGAAGCGCGATTTGCTCAAATCCACACCGACCAGTGCCCGCGAGGCCGCCGTTCACATAATGCAGAATCGATGTAAGTTAACGCATTCCAAACACGTTGCAAACAGTTTAAATACTTGTAGTTATAATCATAACAATCCCAAAATGATTTAgcataaacaatatataattttggTTTCTAGGTGTTTCATTAAATGCACTTTTAGGAATTACTTCTACTTAGATTTTGTAGTATCTTTtcacaataaatttatttataatatttattgttcgtTAATAATTTCATACGAAAAGTAATTTGTTGAACAACAAAAAGATTCCTCTTAATTCTAGCCAAgtcatatatattatattatattatattatccTTTTAATCAATAGGTTAGGGCCAAAGTTTTAGACAAAATTAATCTTGCGATTACTCTTCTAAAGTTCTCAAGTTTATAGATACTTTTCGTGTTTCATAGAATTGTGGCACATTTTAAGCTTTATTTGGTTCAGTGTTCAGTAATTCCAATTGCATCACCAAGAAGAATCATCTTTATAAAGAATCCTGCAAATAGTTTCTCAAATCCAAACATCTAGTAATCATctcaaataaattttccaaagtGTTTGTTACAATTTTTCCTTTCACCGCTAAGTTACTAAGCCAGACCTCGTGAAAATTACCATGCTTGAGTCAGGTGCTCTGCACATATCATACTAAAAACCCAAGACTCACGGCTCCAATGGCCAGAACAAAGAAAACTGCAATCTGCTTATTGAAAATAACCACCGGCACAGGTGTCTCCGCCATAAATATTAACTCCCAGCGACCCACTTAAAGACGGGTCTCAAGACCACTCAAGACTGGCGGTGCCAGGCGAGAACTACTACCATGTACAAACGAACAAACTAACAAACTTAGAAGCCAGCCAAATGGGTATTACAAATGCCGgaccataaaaatatttattaaagacGCATTTCTTGCACAACCAGCCCACAAATATGACCATGTAAATAGGTGCACCACCGATACTGGTGGCGATGGGCACTCAATGGAACCGCTTGGCCGTTGTAAACaatacttttaatttgttgcctTATCAATTATCGTTTTTCGAAGCGCAGCGAATGCGGGGCAATAAAAGAGCGCATTTCGATGACAAATGtagtaaagaaaaaaaaagaaaatcgtCGCAATATGCGTAATAATTCCGATGAGCCATACTTAAGGTGCACCAAGTGGTACGGGCTTTCGTATGGGCtatgattgattgattatGTAAAACTTCCCTAATGAAAAGTGAGTAACTGCCGTATGCAAGTCACCAGATAAGCGCAGGCGACAATGGGCCCATGCTAATTAGATTGGCGCTAGATGATAAGTTTGGGGATTTTTTTACgttaaacaaatttccatCGCCTCGTACAGGAGCACTTATGTGGAGCACGTGACGCAAGTGACTCGCCTAATCTAAAGAACTAACGATAGCTAATATATGTCTCATGATATTCCTATAAGAGTTTACCTTGTACAATACGATTTGCTTATCGTCGCCGCTTATCGCTCCAAAACCAAAATCGAGCCAACGCTTTGCACACCTGCAGAATAGCCAAAGAATGATTCCAAGAAGTCCAGCACGTATAGTAAACAAGTATCGTCATCTTTtggtgattttaataaattaatcgaGGCCCATAGAAAATACTGGTTCGCCGCCAATCAGTTTTAAGTTCTGCTCGGCCaatcagttttaaattaatatatttggcCGATTACGGCGCCCGGCAATTGACGACAATGTCCAACTTGAATAATAACATTATTTTTAGTCATTGTCCATGAGCTCAtgcagcttttttttttcgatttactATATCGCGTTATCACCTATCGCCGCTATAAAAGCCGATCAAGAAAGAGGGCGTGTGACCGCTTTTTATGGGTAATTCTTGGAACTCATAGGAAATAAATGAAGAGTCGATTAAGATTTACAATTCGCAAACGGAAATCGATTGAAAATGCAGTTAATATGATTTTGTAATGCAGGCTAAGTGATAAGCAAACAGTCAACAAGGTTTGTTGACTCTTTAAAGAGCTTAAAAGAGTGCGCAGACCTCAACTTGCAATTACATTGCCTTAAAAACTTACAAAGGCtagttgcatatttaattagcatttattataatatttttagacaACAATGGCGTGCATGTTAATTGAGCAGAATGCCtattaactaactaactactgagaataatatttgaataattccAAAGGACCCTACGCTCCTTTATAGTTTTCGCACTCTCTCGCATCCTTTAATCAAGCTTTCATTTCGCCGCATTCGAAGCTTTCGCTCCTGGCTTCGACTTTTccagttttgttttgctacGAATATACAGGCAGAGACAAAGGCGAAGGAGCACGCACATTATGTTTGCTTTCCCTTCACtctattatgttttattttatttatttatgttattttttcgGCTACTTTTCGGGCTGCCCAGCCCAGTCCGCAATGGAGGGGTCAAGAGTTCAAGACACGCAGcttccgccgccgccgtcgacgacgacgacgacgattcAATCGATAGTCAGTCTCAGTCTGCGCACGTGATGACCATATAGCATTCATATATAGAAAGTCGGTTGGTTGGCTCGCCTGTGCTCGTCTGTGTATTGGTTTTAGCCACCCCCAGCCAGCCAACTGTCGAGGTCATTGACTAATTGTGTGCGCCACACAATCCCCCACCCCTTCCTCCTCCCATCACCATGAACATCATCATAAACCGCCACCCCCGCTGGGTGATTCtgaaaaattttattttatttccctttCGGCCGCCTCAATTTTTGGGGGTGGCCGCCTGTGGTTTTCGCAAATTTCTCTGCCAAAAACTGTAAAATTCTGGAAAACCTTTcgaatgctgctgctgctcatttcCACTCGTGCTGGACACGCGCTAGGGTGTTGAATTTCCCGAGCACTCCACCTCCGCCGGAGTTACATAATTTATGTGGCATTTTAACGCCGGGTTTCTGTAAAATGCACATCTACCTAACTCTAGCCGATATAtacaacatatatatgtgtagttTGTTGGATCCTCACATATGCCGCACCACTTGAACGAACTGGCAGCAGTTGTGCCGCTTAATTAGCGGCTCAAAGGCGTGGCCAAAAGGGCGACAGAAGTGTGCCAGAAGTGAGAGGAAAGATTGTGGTGGCATAAGGAGGGAAATCCAGCTCAGATAAACTGATTCGCCTTAGGTAGCGGAATCAAAGGAAGGCACGTTCATAATCTGCGGTTAGAACAGGGACATTGAGAAATGTTAGATGGAGTtactataaatttataaataaattaacttacTTAGATCTTCTCCTTCAATGCATCCAGCATATTTCTGAGTAACCTTATATCAAAGGGAACACAATCCGCTGATAGAAACCTTGAAATTTCCTTATACCCACCCCAGAACCCTAGTGTCATACAACACCCAAACAAGAAGAGCACTCAATTTCTAATGCATTTCCGAGGGGTCAGCACGCTGCACTCGTAAATTAGCCATCGAGTCCAGAAACGAAATTCAATTGcttccaaaataaaaatgcagcaCAAATGCCGTCCGTGTGTACGATGGCAACTTCAGAAATTCAAATCGTACACGGACCAGGTGGTTCCTTGAACTCCAGTTTGGCTGCCGCCCCTCGACGAGgttcataaaaatatccttttaTAGGCAACGGTGCGGATGTCTGGACTGGCCATTTGGTCAGTTCTGGCTTAGAATGTATATCGCTATCGATTTTGTGTATCGTAAACTTTGGAGCATTTGCTTCTTGGAACATTTTATGTTCGCGACGTGTGTGTTATTTTACTTTTAGCTTTAAGTGGTCTCAATTTGGCTAGTCTCAAATTTGtgttttcccttttatttTCAGATATCAGTCGCCTGTCGCGTTCGCCATCGCCACTTCAATCGAATGGTAAGTGTATTTTCCTATTTCACccattttcctcattttaGAGCATCAGCTGTTGTCCGAAAACGATTTACGAGATTTGTCCACTTCATATAGATAGACACGAATGTATGTGGgactatatgtacatatgtgtatttataCCAGGTCTGAAACATCTGCTTTTTGGGGCAAGCGGCATGAGGCACATCTCGGTTTCACTAAATCACTCGCATGTTTTGGGTTCGACACAAAAGACAATAAACCGGAGGGAATATCAAACTATATTCAACCCTTGCCTGCGACAGCCACGCGTTAGGCACTGGATATATAGGGTATATGGATGAATGGTTCGGTTTTAGGGTTGATTGGGCTGTTTCGCTAGGGAGGGTCGCCCCTCCTCGCACAATGGCATGTCAAAACTTTTGTCACAGCCCCTGCGACTGtgattttggccaagaaaatggAGAGGGGCGTCTTTAAGTTGATTTTGATGTCTTATTAAATGGGTGTTTCGACTTAACAGCTTCTTAAGTAGTTGCTGAGGTGACAATTGGGCCTGTCAATTCCCCCTAATTGTTCGTTCGCCCAACTGAGGAGCTAAGGAAAACCATTGTCGAGTGTGGTGGTGGTCTTTGGGTgcactataaatatttgatagaTTCATAAAAACCTTCGATTATTATTCATAACTCGTTGCTCGCAGAAGGCTGCgttcaatttgcaattcacacttttcaaatttcatggaCTTCGTTAGTCACGGTCCGAACAAAAAACCAACTTCAACCTTTTCTGGCTCCCTTTCGATATTTTTTTGCCCCCCCTTTTTGACCACATTATTGACAGCATTTCGCTTGATTTGAATTCGAATATGTGTGAGGGAGGCTGTCtggtcgtgtgtgtgtgtgggactGGACACAGTTGCTGTGATTTCTTTCACGAACatgaacatatatatttacatatattttatgcaaaaattaTTCCGTTATGCCGGCCTTATGTGGGAGCGCTTTTGGGGTAGCTCAATGTGCAGTCAAACTGACCAtttggctttttattattGGTTGTGCTAAATGGAGCAAGGGCGCACTGAAAAGGGGTTTCCTTATGGGGCTTTTAAATGTGTCTTAGGCTATCTGGTCCATCAAGCATAGCTGGCAAATTCTGTATtccatgtttaaatatattccaaATAGCTTTCAAAATTAGAAATAGCAATTATTGTAGTTTCCTTAGAACCCCTTTTATAAAGATAAAGACAAAGATCTCCGCCCATGCCGATAGCTATTCACACAACACATACAAATCGAATTTGCACATCATCTGAATACCAAATGGACGCACGTAACCCATCCAAGGAGGAGAGAAAGAAATCGTTCCTGGCCAGGGTTCGGTCGCATATGTAAAAAGGATGACCATGTGGTCGGTGGGTCGCCCACTTGGGCGAATAAGTCATCAAATTCACGTAGCACCAGGGATCGGGTACTGAGGATTGGGCATTCGGTATTGGGGATTGGGAATCGGGCATCAGGAGCCGAGCAGAAGTCATAAAGTAGCCCAGGCAAACATATGCAAAAATTGCCTGCAGTGGACAGGATGTGGAAATTGGTTGGTTCGGGGCCTTGGGATGCGGTATGGGAATGCGAAATTCTGGATGCCAGACCAGGGGTCACTTCAAAGGATTTAACTCCCTTGATTGCCCCTTTATGAGGGAGGATGTATGGTCGTCTAGTTTTAGCTCAAAAATAAACTCTTGAcgtgtatttaaatattattgcaaATCAATTGGGCCGAGCCGAAACCCTCCATTCACTCCATTCCCCATCGCCttgttgtataaataaaatgcatacaAATAGCAAATTTATACAAATCGCCTGGCCAGGCATTTGAAATGCTAAAATGCCACTTAAAAGCAGCTAAAAGCGTCagccaaaatgaaaagaaaacatgaGAATTCCATTTGATGTCAAGGTGGAACTATGTAAACTATGGACCGATGGTCTCGCAGGGGGTGAACGAAAGAGTCGAGGAAATTTTCGCATAATAAATCCatggcggtgggtggtggtcaCGTGAAAGGCTTTCACTcgaaaccgaaaaccaacGGACTATGAAATTGAAcgaaaattatacaaaacgCTTGTGTGGCCTATtctaaatttatgcaaaaggACATTCGAATGGGTAAAACGGTCGAGGAACAGAGTGACTCATTTTGCATGGCATCAGTGGATGGGAAAATACATTCTCCATGGGGCTTGGCCAGTTGGTTACGCCTTCTTTTCCTGGGCTTGATTGGAAAAGAGTTGTGTGCTTTCTAGGGAGAGATTTTTCAGAGATGTACAGCTGATGAAGTAGTTAATAAAGTTGGGGTGGATATAAATACTTACATATTTGTACCATTTGGAATTGTTAGTTTGTATTTTCCTAACCCCTAAATCTTTCTTTACTTTTAGCTTCCGATTGCGATGACAACAACTCGAGTGTGGGCACCTCGAGCGATCGCTGCCGATCTCCTTTGAGTCCTGCGCTCTCTCTGAGCCACCAGCAGGCCAAACGCCAGCTGCTGTCGCTGCAGCCCCACCCGGCACACCATCATCACAATCCGCACCATTTGAACCACCTGAACCACCATCAGTACAAACAGGAGGAGGATTACGATGACGCCAATGGTGGGGCATTGAATTTAACCAGCGACAATAGTCGTCACAGCACTCAGTCTCCGTCGAATTCGGTGAAATCGGCCACAGCATCGCCGGTTCCGGTGATTTCAGTGCCCTCGCCAGTGCCGCCCATGATCTCTCCGGTTTTGGCGCCCTCGGGTTGTGGCTCCACCACACCCAATTCCAtggcagcagcggctgcagctgccgccgctgtGGCATCCACAATGGGTAGTGGCATCTCGCCGTTGCTGGCCCTGCCGGGAATGTCCTCGCCACAGGCTCAACTCGCAGCAGCTGGCTTGGGCATGAACAATCCACTGCTGACGGGATCCCTGTCGCCACAGGACTTTGCCCAGTTCCATCAGCTATTGCAGCAACGTCAAGTTGCGTTGACACAGCAGTTCAACAGCTACATGGATCTGCTGCGGAGTGGTTCCCTGGGCCTGGCACAGGACGATCCGGCACTGACCGCCCAGGTGGCGGCGGCCCAGTTCCTAATGCAGAGCCAACTGCAGGCCCTCAGCCAGGCCAGTCAGCAATTGCAGGCACtgcagaagcaacagcagcgccaAATGGATGAGCCACTGCAGCTGAACCACAAGATGACGCCACAGCCACGCAGTTCCACACCGCACTCGATCCGCAGTCCCAGCGCAATTCGCAGTCCGGCCAGCTCACCCCAGCagatgcaccaccaccaccaccatccaCTGCAAATCACGCCGCCCAGCTCGGCGGCCAGTTTGAAATTGAGTGGTATGCTGACGCCCAGTACGCCCACCAGTGGCACCCAGATGAGCCAGGGCACCACCACGCCGCAGCCCAAGACGGTGGCcagtgctgcagctgctcgggCGGCGGGCGAGCCATCGCCGGAGGAAACCACCGATCTGGAGGAGTTGGAGCAGTTCGCCAAGACCTTCAAGCAGCGTAGAATCAAGCTGGGCTTCACCCAGGGCGATGTGGGTCTGGCCATGGGCAAACTGTATGGCAATGACTTCTCGCAGACCACCATTTCGCGTTTTGAGGCCCTCAATCTGAGCTTCAAGAACATGTGTAAGCTGAAGCCGCTGCTCCAGAAGTGGTTGGATGACGCCGATCGCACCATCCAGGCCACCGGTGGTGTCTTCGATCCTGCCGCGTTGCAGGCCACCGTCAGCACACCGGAGATCATTGGTCGCCGTCGCAAGAAGC encodes:
- the LOC6732109 gene encoding protein nubbin isoform X2, which encodes MVMSELRWHTASPEDNKSSLKRDLLKSTPTSAREAAVHIMQNRYISRLSRSPSPLQSNASDCDDNNSSVGTSSDRCRSPLSPALSLSHQQAKRQLLSLQPHPAHHHHNPHHLNHLNHHQYKQEEDYDDANGGALNLTSDNSRHSTQSPSNSVKSATASPVPVISVPSPVPPMISPVLAPSGCGSTTPNSMAAAAAAAAAVASTMGSGISPLLALPGMSSPQAQLAAAGLGMNNPLLTGSLSPQDFAQFHQLLQQRQVALTQQFNSYMDLLRSGSLGLAQDDPALTAQVAAAQFLMQSQLQALSQASQQLQALQKQQQRQMDEPLQLNHKMTPQPRSSTPHSIRSPSAIRSPASSPQQMHHHHHHPLQITPPSSAASLKLSGMLTPSTPTSGTQMSQGTTTPQPKTVASAAAARAAGEPSPEETTDLEELEQFAKTFKQRRIKLGFTQGDVGLAMGKLYGNDFSQTTISRFEALNLSFKNMCKLKPLLQKWLDDADRTIQATGGVFDPAALQATVSTPEIIGRRRKKRTSIETTIRGALEKAFLANQKPTSEEITQLADRLSMEKEVVRVWFCNRRQKEKRINPSLDSPTGADDDESSYMMH